The genomic interval tcaagatttatataaaatgaattgAGTTCAAATTCAAGTCCGACactatattatatttttttacttgactatatatatatatatatatatatatatatatattataagtgtGTGATTGTGTAGACAAAATCACAcactaaaattatttgattttgaactctTTTTAAGTTGATAATTATTGAATCTAATTGagtagaaaaattcaaataataaagatattttattgaacTGAATTGGAGTTACAGAAAATAAAAGTACTTGAATTGACGgttaacttcaattttcacCAACAAGCAAAGAACATGACATTATGATTACCTCCTAATTAATTTCGTTTGCTTCCTTGAAGATATGAACGAAAACCATTCTGCCTATTGCCCTTTTAAGCTTGTCAAAATTTCAGAGAATAATTTCTGGCTTGCCCAAGGTCTAGTTGCCGTGTTGTTCACCCATGAGACAGCCACACTAGAGTCGGGTTCCATCACTAAAAACTTCAAACCTCGCTAGGAGGATATGCAGAAGAGGTGTCCTGATAGCCAAGACTTCATGCATTATTGAATTCTCGTGTGCTCAGCATCCCAAAGAAAATCCCACCATATTTCCATCTTTATCTCTAAGAACACCACCACAATCCCGGTCCTGATTTTCTTCTAAGTCGAGCCATCCACGTTGATATTCAGCTCATCATCTCTTGGAGGGACCCAAACAATCTCTTTTCTCGGGTCCTCACCGGTAAGCGGTTTACTGGACAGCCAAGGCATTGTCCACCAACCTACCTCATCCATGGCAGCATCCTTCTCTAAGGCATTAATCCAATATTTGTCAATGCAAGGTGAGTATTATGAAGCTGATATCACTTCAAATGCATCAAGCATTCCTCATATAATTCGGGATCAATATATATCAAAGAATTGCTAACATCATGCGCCAACTTCTGTATTTCAGGCCGCCAATGGTTCATTGCACTTTCTTCCAAGTCAGTAAAGATAATTGGCAAGATAACATCCAAATactgtttaattaagttttgaaTGTTACCATGAATATTGAACAAAGACAAGCCTTTTTCTGCCACCTTCAAATGTGGACTACTCAAGCAGATGGCAATGCGGCCGAACAAAGGTATCATAAATAGTTGAAATCCATCAGGCTGTGTTTCCTCTAAAACCCTCTCAACCCCATCCAAGAAGAAGTACTCTCTGGCACTACCCACGGTTGGCCAATGCCTAAGCATCCCCTGTATAACAGTATCAGCAAGCTTGCAATCCTTTTCCACGAATTTTTGAATGCAGCTATTCAAGTGTAAGTAGAACAAGACAAGCCATTTTGATTTGTAAAGCGGAATCAGCCCTCGAACAAGGAAGAGCCTGTACTCCTCTTGGACCCccaaatcatcatcatcttcttcttcaacgACAATACTTCGGAGGAAAAGCAAAAGGTGTGGGATACCATTATGTTTTTCGTTCCCACAACAATAGAACACATTGAAAACAGAACTTCGGATAAGTTTTCTGTGCACACCAAATTTTCGATAGATAACTTGCAGAACAGAAACTAAAGCACCCCTTTCCCTTCGATCTTCAGATTGAAAAAGATCGAACAACCTAAGGATAAAAGAGGGCTTAATGCAAGGAGCAGCCAGTTGAGGATCCGTCATGGGCGACTTGAGTAACGAGGAAAGGAACCTATAAACTAATTCCAGATGAGGCCAAGAGGGATCTTGGAAAGGGATATCGTCGATTCCGTTTCTCCTATTGATGTAATAGGACTCCCCAAACCGAATGGCAGCTGCTGCATTGGTAGAGGAATGGGGCAAGGCTCGGAACAAATTCGAAGACACCAAGTCGATGCTCTCTCGAAAGAAAACGTTGGAAAACTTGGTGAGATTCCTTTGGGCGCAAGAAACGTAAGTACAGAGCTGAGAGAAGCTGTTTATCTCCAGCAAAATCTTCTCAAAAACCGTGACACGACAGGAAGACTTGATCTTTCTTTTATCAATGCTTCTCTTTCCTTTCCAGGAATTTTCACCCATGCCTATGAATCACTAGATTGATTGCTGAttagggtttttcttttctttaccTCTTTCTACTGTTTAGAAAGAAACACAGTTATAGTTTTACTGTACTACGGCATAttcataacatatttataaaaaaaaaaattgagagatTTGTGGAGATAGCAGTTGCAAATTTTCAAAGGCGGTGGGGTGCTCTTAGTCTAAAACAGTTttgtccaatttttttttattattttgatctcAGCTACTActatgttttccttttttctttatatattttattgtatttttgaCATAATACCTAAAACaactcttaaattattttaaaaaattcaaataaatttttatttttttatacgTTCAATTAAacccttatatttttattccaagttaaataagtctttatactttttttgaatcatatataagtttttataattaattattgacttaattaaaatgtcaCTTGTTATTTATATCACGTGAcgtaaatataatatattaatatgttataattgattatgatgtAACATACggacatattataatttataatggCCTAACATGCTAATTGGTATGATGACATGATTgttagaaaacaaaataagaaaaaaagagaaagaatacTTGAGGCGTGCTATAACACACTTTCTTTACGAGTTGTTGTCTACTTTGAggatttgtaaataaaaacTCTCTAGGATACAATGAGCTTATTGCATAATACTTTAAATGAATAAGGTCTGATTGAATATATGTTCCTTTTATAGACATTGAAAAGTTGTGTCTAATTTGTTTCAACGGACATGTCTTGTTTGGTTTTAAGAAATGTGCTTGTtgaaaatactaaataattaatcaacatatTTCAACAAATATGTTTGAAAATGCTTCTCTTTATTTAAGAGTCATGTCTTAATCTAAATAGACACTTAATTTAAATAGTCACTTTAATTTGAATAATCACATATGAATAAAACTTCTTTATATTACAAACTATCTAACAATAATCATATAGCATTTTTCACTCTCTACATCAATGTTAAGTCAATGccatgtgagtataaaacaacaaatgatattttgactaatgacCATCAATAATCCATTAATCATAAGAGCTTAttttagtcaaaataaaaatataagaatttgattatatgtaataaaaagaataaaaaatttatttgaattttcttaaataattcaaagacTTTGCGAATATtgtattcatattttttatttgaaaaaggtATTTTCAGATACGACTCAATAACTTTAAAAGCCTAAAATAcctaaatattcaaatgagattttttttattgaaattaagaaaattaccATTAGTTGAagatcattaaatatatattatattcattggaaataaaaaaaataattgagaattaataacattgtgaaaattaaacagtgataaaaaaaatagagatttattaagcacataattaagaaagtgagagaatatatcattttattaattatcttgaCTTTTACATAATTAGAGAAATAAGATAAATAGTTTGAATTATAAGGATGTAGAAAGTAAGAGAAAATAGATATTTAATAGGTACgtaatttaagaaatattttatttattatcttcatttttatatttttaatataattaattatattatataaaatcatGAGACTCATAAAAAATTGTGACCTAAAGCAAATGCTTTCGTGACTTTATACTAAAGCCGGTCTTAGATATTTCAATTGTATTCTTTGAACAAGGAATCACTTACAAATTAGTAAGCCAAATGTTCCCATACAAATTACTTTTaagtcatttaaaaaaatatttgaagacAACATTGGgtgcatatatattttttatacacCATGTACTTTTTACgccatatttatattttaagtaGATTTGATATCTATGAGAGACATATAGATGCATCAAattgcaaaaggaaaaaggaaatcaTGTACATTACCATGCTACTATTTTGTTATATTGTGAGAATAACCATAACAAAAGCTAAGAATACGAGCAGCAAACGTTGGATTGCAATATAAAGTACACAATAGTTCATAAAGTAATGTAATTACATAAAAAGTTTCTTTTACGTGACTGTTTCATGGGGTGGTTGCCTTCATGCAACTCTGATGTGTATCAAAATTGGAAACAATGCATTGgactttaattataattaaagttTGTCAAACAATActtattttttccaaaaaaaaaagaataaaaatgtcaaattagTGATTagaatattaattaatactaaaactagaaaattataaagaatatatcatatcaattataattttttttaagagggGGCCATGTTCTAAAGTTTTGAAGGgccaagataaaaaaattgttgtaCTTTTTGGcttaaaatgtaattaattgctatgattattattttatatatgaaagTTTTAAAACTTTACAAATGAGTTTAactaataatatatatgtatccatttcaaataattatgcgcagtttatttatttttactataaATTTGGTAGCTGCCAAttattgaaattgtttataaagattaaaaacaTCCATGTATATGataactttttctttatgaCAAACTTTAATGGGTGCCACAGGCGGAAGAAAAATCCTTTCCTCTTCTTATATCATAATTAAAACATAAccatttattaaattaacgCCATTTGCTCTTCTCAAGGCATTAtagatttcttttttcttttattttactcttaaatttttcacccaAATGTTGCAACACAGCAGGGCATTCAAGCAACACCAATGGCAAAGTCTGCCCCTCCAAAATctaagagaaaggaaaattataTTCCATTCAtacttaaaagaaaagaaaagaaaaagaaaaagatatgaTGTTAACATGTTCAAAGTTTGTAGTCAACTTTTGTCACAAGAAACGATAGCTAGACCGCAACTTTACAATATGACGGAGTGCGCAGTTAAATTCCGAGAAGATAACTTTTAACTCTTTCTTAGTTACTAAGAATTAAGCCAATAATGGGACTAAGTGGGGTGGGATGGCGCTCTCTTTAAAGCTTTCAGTCACTGAATGATTGTACCGACCTCAAAGAAAGCAAACTAAAATTTACAAGTTGTTGAGCCTTCCTAGAAAGCAAGGAAACGAAATACTTCGGAGCTGAAAAATGTTGGTGTTATGATCCACGTCAACTTTTAAAAGGTATTTCACGTTTTAATTTATTGGAGTTTATAATTtcgtttttaaaaaatatctcaCGATAAGATAATGTGAACATATAAATGctcaattaaaaaagaaaaatgtaatTTCCAAATGCAGATAATTGCTAATAGTAAATAAATTGCAGttaccaaaaataaaactccCAAGCTGTTGGGacttgagagagaaagagaagctCAAAGCACGTCCAGCCATTAGTCTTCCTTGCAAAAGAATCACTATTGACCGTTTTAGTACTAGTAAGTTAATGggtaaaatatattaatatttttaatttttaattataattatatgtcCATCTCAAATATATAAACAacgttaatttttaaatatgaaatgtctaaaatatttttttttccaacagtttcttttctcttaagtTGGCCGATGGCGTTCTTTTACAACGATCAGCCATCCATTGTATCCATTAACTGTATAACATTAGAATGTAATTTTCATTATAcacattataaaaaatatgctCTCACTTTCCTCGTACAAAACCCTACCTAAGTTAATGCATAATTGATTGCTTGACCTTACATTGCCTGACTTTATATCAGAGCTAAAGATACGCAAGAGCCAAAGCTAGCGAATAAATCCTTTGCGTGAGCAGTTTTGAGAAAACTTTTCGAGTAGTCATTGCCTTTTTCTATATGCATTTGTAAGACGAACAGTTCTAGGAAACTTGCTTTCAACTTTCAGAAGAAACTTCAAAAGTCATGGACAAGAGTGGGAGTGGCTGTGGCtccaagaaagaaaatacTGATAAGGGAAGAAGCTTGATAGATTTGGTGTTTTCTTGGTCTTTTGGAGATGCCCTCAACGAAAGTCTTTACAAAGGCCAggtttattatatatatgcacACTATATATGCTTGCCCACAAGCCCTTTGGTGTTATACAGATAGATGCATATGGCAACTTCAACAATTTTTATCTCTAGATTCTGTtcaatgtttatatatatgcTTCCAGcatttgtaatttgtttttgttgtgtTTCATTTTCCTCTTGCATTTATACTTCCCCACGCCTTCTTTGATCTAAAGCTATGTTTAATGAACTCTTCATTTTAATCCATTGTACCCTTGTTCAACACTTGGTAgaagtttagaaattttataGGTATGACACTGAATATATTGCAAAATTAATGCAAGAAAATCAAGTGCATGGAATATATGGATCCTAAAATGTTCATTGATCTCAATATATATGCTTTACCCTATTTTTGTGCACCTTTTTCGAAGTCTGTTGCTGTAAATCCATTGCT from Theobroma cacao cultivar B97-61/B2 chromosome 5, Criollo_cocoa_genome_V2, whole genome shotgun sequence carries:
- the LOC18599252 gene encoding serine/threonine protein phosphatase 2A 59 kDa regulatory subunit B' eta isoform, with protein sequence MGENSWKGKRSIDKRKIKSSCRVTVFEKILLEINSFSQLCTYVSCAQRNLTKFSNVFFRESIDLVSSNLFRALPHSSTNAAAAIRFGESYYINRRNGIDDIPFQDPSWPHLELVYRFLSSLLKSPMTDPQLAAPCIKPSFILRLFDLFQSEDRRERGALVSVLQVIYRKFGVHRKLIRSSVFNVFYCCGNEKHNGIPHLLLFLRSIVVEEEDDDDLGVQEEYRLFLVRGLIPLYKSKWLVLFYLHLNSCIQKFVEKDCKLADTVIQGMLRHWPTVGSAREYFFLDGVERVLEETQPDGFQLFMIPLFGRIAICLSSPHLKVAEKGLSLFNIHGNIQNLIKQYLDVILPIIFTDLEESAMNHWRPEIQKLAHDVSNSLIYIDPELYEECLMHLK